The Methylophilus sp. TWE2 region CCTTTGATTTTTATGATGCCAAAGCCCATGTCGAAGCATTGTTTGCGCAGCCTGTGCGCTTTGTGGTCGAGCAGCATCCTGCCTTACACCCAGGCCAGACGGCCCGTATTTACCTGGGTGACAAAGCAGTAGGCTGGTTAGGTAAATTGCACCCGCAATGGCAGCAGCAGTATGGCCTGACCAGTGCCTGTTATCTGTTTGAAGTAGACGCGGATGCCGCGTTGGCAACACAAGTGCCAGTCTATTCAGAGGTCAGCAAATTCTTGCCGGTGCGTCGCGATCTGGCCGTCATCGTTGATCAAAATACCTCGGCACAAACCATGATTGATGCCATTATTTCTGAGCAAATTCCACAACTGCAAACAGTGAAATTGTTCGATGTTTATCATGGTAAAGGTGTGCCCGAAAACAAAAAAAGCCTTGCATTTCTTGTACTTATGCAAGATACTTGCAAGACCATGGTCGATGAGGAAGTCGATACCATCGTGGCACGAATCCTCAACAACTGGTCATCCAATTTTGCTGCATCACTCAGGTAATCGTTTGGGTAAAACCAAGGATAACAGTTGATACAACACAAGCGTCATCTCGCATAATAAGAAGGTTCAGGGGATCGTTAATGACACTCACAAAAGCTGACTTGGCCGATTTGTTGTTTGAACAAGTCGGGCTGAACAAGCGTGAAGCCAAGGACATGGTAGAAGCGTTTTTCGAAGAAGTCCGTAATGCACTGGAACAAGGTGACAGCGTCAAGCTGTCTGGTTTTGGTAACTTTGAATTGCGTACTAAATCCGAGCGTCCTGGCCGCAACCCAAAAACTGGCGAAGAAATTCCAATTTCTGCACGTCGTGTAGTGACTTTCCACGCCAGCCAAAAATTAAAATTGCGCGTAGAAGAACACTACGCCGAACAACCTTTGCAAGCACAAGCCTGATCTGATTCGACGACATGCTAGACACGCAAAAAGTCACCTTGCCGCCTATCCCTGCCAAACGCTATTTCACGATTGGTGAAGTCAGCGAGTTGTGTGGGGTCAAGCCGCACGTATTGCGTTATTGGGAGCAGGAGTTTACGCAACTCAAACCCGTCAAGCGTCGTGGCAATCGCCGCTACTACCAGCATCATGAGGTTTTACTGATTCGCAAGATCCGTGAATTGCTGTACGAGCAAGGCTTTACTATCAGTGGCGCCCGTAACCGCCTGGATGGTGTGGATGAAAAGGCAGAAAAACCACGTACTACCCAAGAAGTTGCTTCAACACCTCGTGCAAATGCGCCATCTCTCATGTCTGAAGAGATCCAATTCCCGGCCGTGGATGTGGTAGCCCTCAGAGAACAAATTCAACAGATCCTGCAACTCCTCAAAGTACCCACCTA contains the following coding sequences:
- a CDS encoding integration host factor subunit alpha, giving the protein MTLTKADLADLLFEQVGLNKREAKDMVEAFFEEVRNALEQGDSVKLSGFGNFELRTKSERPGRNPKTGEEIPISARRVVTFHASQKLKLRVEEHYAEQPLQAQA
- a CDS encoding MerR family transcriptional regulator; translation: MLDTQKVTLPPIPAKRYFTIGEVSELCGVKPHVLRYWEQEFTQLKPVKRRGNRRYYQHHEVLLIRKIRELLYEQGFTISGARNRLDGVDEKAEKPRTTQEVASTPRANAPSLMSEEIQFPAVDVVALREQIQQILQLLKVPT